The following coding sequences are from one Primulina eburnea isolate SZY01 chromosome 15, ASM2296580v1, whole genome shotgun sequence window:
- the LOC140815483 gene encoding uncharacterized protein, whose amino-acid sequence MAGRPPRQNRNPRYANANREGGQENEQGNGPPPAVNLSRADLMAIATIVATTLQWLGNQNANQQPPPPPQHGVKFHYESLRKNRCPTFQGDADPELGQNWLKSVETQMRLLEIPDALKVDVMVPFLEGKASKWWEAVSPAMLTAGPITWQRFRDAFLKQYFPAEVKLQKLSEFENLTQTPDMSVVEYTSQFNSLGSYAPTIMADEALKLHRFKKGLNSIIQSALAVYQPANFSDLMGAAIRAETDIQRREKEIRNKRPMNDQSSHGSQSFKKPNHSGEPPKGPSPATNYQAIKPCPTCHLRHLGECRRASDVCFGCGKPGHRMADCPAASNKTTGPGKGDGSSPGANANKPRENKPNARVFAMTQEEADDASEVVSGTIFFQQVPAYVLFDCGATHSFISKRFGKKLGRKPDMLTEHFQIATPTSRAIETDEIYRD is encoded by the coding sequence ATGGCAGGCAGACCCCCGAGGCAGAACCGCAACCCGCGTTACGCTAATGCCAACCGTGAAGGCGGACAGGAGAACGAGCAAGGGAACGGACCCCCGCCTGCAGTCAACTTAAGCCGAGCTGACCTTATGGCCATAGCCACCATTGTGGCAACCACATTGCAATGGTTGGGAAACCAGAACGCCAATCAGCAGCCCCCACCTCCACCACAGCACGGAGTCAAGTTCCATTATGAATCACTGCGCAAGAACAGGTGCCCGACGTTCCAAGGGGACGCAGATCCGGAGTTAGGCCAAAACTGGTTGAAAAGCGTGGAAACTCAGATGCGACTGCTAGAAATACCCGATGCTCTTAAAGTGGATGTGATGGTACCCTTCCTTGAAGGCAAAGCAAGTAAGTGGTGGGAAGCCGTCTCCCCAGCCATGTTAACCGCCGGGCCAATCACATGGCAGCGCTTTCGAGATGCATTCCTCAAGCAGTACTTTCCAGCCGAGGTCAAGTTGCAAAAGTTGAGTGAGTTTGAAAATCTGACTCAGACTCCGGATATGTCAGTGGTAGAATACACATCTCAGTTCAATTCTCTTGGATCCTATGCACCGACAATCATGGCAGATGAAGCTCTGAAATTGCACCGCTTCAAAAAGGGTTTGAACAGCATAATACAGTCGGCTTTGGCAGTCTACCAACCTGCGAACTTTTCAGACTTGATGGGTGCAGCTATCCGAGCTGAAACTGATATCCAGCGCAGAGAGAAGGAGATTAGGAACAAAAGGCCTATGAACGATCAGTCCTCTCATGGcagtcagtcgttcaagaaaccGAACCATTCCGGCGAACCACCTAAGGGGCCTTCACCCGCCACCAACTACCAAGCCATTAAGCCTTGCCCAACTTGCCACTTACGACACCTTGGAGAATGTCGTAGAGCCAGCGACGTCTGCTTTGGATGCGGAAAACCAGGACACCGTATGGCAGATTGTCCAGCCGCCAGCAACAAAACAACTGGACCAGGTAAAGGAGACGGGTCAAGCCCAGGGGCGAATGCCAATAAACCACGGGAGAACAAACCAAATGCCAGGGTGTTTGCCATGACGCAGGAGGAGGCAGATGATGCAAGCGAAGTTGTGTCAggtaccatattttttcagcaagtgcctgcttatgtgttatttgactGTGGCGCtacacattcttttatatctaagagatttggtaagaagttGGGACGCAAACCCGATATGCTAACCGAACATTTCCAAATAGCCACGCCTACTAGTAGAGCCATTGAAACTGACGAAATTTACAGAGATTGA
- the LOC140815224 gene encoding uncharacterized protein: protein MENPREEDVIHVRHCALCYTDFDGLACTHCELDEIFQVYEARLFRLNKSNNSESIISVEEAINLQKKKSALNHFYWTLSRPNKASSLSASGSEDNGKKRDVGEKVMIYTICLLKS from the exons ATGGAAAATCCCAGGGAGGAGGATGTTATTCATGTGAGACACTGTGCTTTATGCTATACTGACTTTGATGGTCTTGCATGCACCCATTGTGAGTTGGATGAAATATTTCAG GTTTACGAAGCGAGGCTATTTCGCCTTAACAAAAGCAATAACAGTGAGTCAATTATATCTGTCGAAGAAGCTATTAACCTTCAAAAGAAGAAGTCTGCTCTGAATCACTTTTACTGGACTTTGTCACGGCCTAACAAGGCCTCAAGTTTGTCTGCTTCTGGCTCTGAAGATAATGGAAAGAAAAGGGATGTTGGGGAGAAAGTGATGATCTATACCATATGCCTTCTCAAATCTTAA